The Candidatus Dependentiae bacterium genome includes the window AATGGCAACGTCATCACCACTTGCGGCGCTTGTCCGTAGTGCTCTTGCAAAAAGCGACCCATCAAAAGATTAAAGGTTTGGTCGGTGCCACCGAGTTCAATATCAGCATGCAACGCAACTGAATCATAGCCTTGAAACAATGGATACAGCAATTCGTGAAAACCAATCGGTTGATTATTTTTCATGCGCGTATCAAAATCTTCTCGCTCAATTAAACGAGCAAGGGTGCTGTGTGCGCACAACTTTACCATTTCTTTGCTCGTCAATGCATCAAGCCACTCAGCATTAAAACGTACTGATATCTTATTGATATCTAAAATTTTACCAATCTGTTCGAAATATGTTTTGGTATTATGTTTAATATCTTCTTCCGAGAGAGGCGGACGTGTTTTTGATTTGCCAGTAGGATCACCAATGCGCGCAGTAAAATCTCCAATTAAAAAAATAATTTCATGACCAAGATCTTGAAACTGTTTTAATTTTGAAAGAACAACAGCATGTCCTAAATGAAGATCTGGAGATGTTGGATCGGCACCTAATTTGATGTTAAGTTTTTTTCCACTCAATAATTTTTTTTCCAAGTCAGCTTCAGGAATAACCTGAACCGTGCCAGACTTTAATAATTCTAAATTTTTATTATGCATACTATCTCACTTATAATGCGCCAAAAAGGCATGCTATTAAATATCCCATATGAGCTATCATTACCATCAACAACCATCTGAGCTGTGGCGTTACAAAAATTGAAACCACAATGGCATATAAAAATATGGTGGCAAGATTATTATATTGAGCATAGTGCGGAGAACGCTCTATCAGATAAATCATAACGAGTTCTAAACCACGAAATACAAGATTAAATACCGCCAAAAAAACATTCAAATAAACTGATGCAATTAATACCAAAGCGAAAGAAATGGCAATTGATGAACCACCTGGATAGAGTGCAGCAAAACGCATGTGCGATAGCTCCCCTGTCATCATCATGTCCACAGAGACACCGATAACCTTACCACCAAACATCAAAACAAGTCCGGTAATAGAAAATGTTGCCAGCACAATGTGCGCAATGGCATCAGACCAATAAGCAATAATTAATTTAATCCAACGAACAAGTGGTGATCGTGCCACAATGTTATGTGGATTAAGTGGCATATGGCTGCCCCAACCAAAGTGCAACCACAAAAGACAGATATAGCCAACAAGGTCAAAATGTTGCGCAGGATTGAGCGTCAAAAAGCCGGCG containing:
- the tyrS gene encoding tyrosine--tRNA ligase encodes the protein MHNKNLELLKSGTVQVIPEADLEKKLLSGKKLNIKLGADPTSPDLHLGHAVVLSKLKQFQDLGHEIIFLIGDFTARIGDPTGKSKTRPPLSEEDIKHNTKTYFEQIGKILDINKISVRFNAEWLDALTSKEMVKLCAHSTLARLIEREDFDTRMKNNQPIGFHELLYPLFQGYDSVALHADIELGGTDQTFNLLMGRFLQEHYGQAPQVVMTLPLLVGLDGVHKMSKSLGNSIGLTEPADQAYGKLMSMSDELMWHYFAVLLGRSPDQVSDLQQRVAEGALHPMTLKKDMAHEIIAKFWSAQEADAAREAFVALFQKKDYSHAQEVALPTGCANPLWIVELLKTVGAVASSSEAKRLIESNAVSVDGEVVADFKAEITWQSGMIVKVGK